AGACGATCATGGTGGAGTTTGAAGCACTGACAGATACGGTAACGCACCTCATGGGTGAGAATCTTGATCAGTACTCACTGTGGCTTAATGGTAAGTCCATAGGGGTGGATCATACATTGACGCACCCTTCAAACAAAGAGTTTCAGCTAGCACCTATCGGTGGAGCAGTAGAGAAGGGACTAAATACGTTGGTTGTCTCCCTAGGCGATTGGCAGGGAAGGGTAGAGGACTTTCATTTACTCGGGGAGTTTGCTGTTTGCTTGAAGAAGCAGGAAGAGAAATGGTACCCAGCAATTTTGCCTGTGGTTAATCCAGCCTTGGGTGATCTGGTTACACAGGGTCTGCCCTTTTATTGGGGAAGTGTGGTATACGAAAAGTCCATCACTATAGATAAGGTAACCGGTGAGGAGTGGCTGGATCTAGGTGAGGTGCAAGGGGCCGTGGAACTGTATGTCAATGATGCTAAGACGGCTGTACGGATGTATCCGCCATACCGGTTTTATTTAGGAGATGTGCTTAAGGTGGGAACTAATAGGATCAGTCTTCGGCTTTTTAACACGGCACAGAATCTTTATGGGCCCCATCGGAATCTGGCGATTATGGAAAGTGTGGTACCACCGGGTGATGAGCATGCGACGTTGCATGATTCTTATAGCTTGATGCCCTTTGGCGTATATGGACCGGTCGTCCTTACGCGGTAATGCTCTTTGGTTAACTAAAGGACAGGCGGATCAGGATTGGGCTGGGTTGGAGTATATGCGCATAGCTTAAGGTTTAATAGGAATGCCCCAATTGGGCAGTGGGTCACTAAGGGTAACCCAGGGTTTGGGATTCTGTCATATTCTATCTGGGTATCTAGTGTTGGTTTGCACAAACATAGTTGTTTGCTCATCACAAGCAGAGAGATTGACTAGGTCTTATGCGAGCAAAGGAGCCATTCCACTTGTCGGGACGTTGGTGTAAAGCGTTGCTTAAGGTTCTACTGATAGCTTCACCGGTACTCGTCAGGTGGAATAACATGGGCTCTTAAGACGATTCTCGGGGCCTAGTGCTTTTAGGAAACTCAAATTGGAGAAGGGGGGCTTTTATACTAATGAAGCTTGGATTAAGTATGTGGAGTGTTGTAAGTCTATATGGGAAAGGGTTTACCGTAAAGGATTTTGCGCACTTTGCCGCAGAATTGGGTGTTGATGGGGTGGAGCTGCTTGATTACTTCTGGACTGATAAGGCCACCGAACCCAATGATATTGTCAAATTGACTAAAAGGCTTGGCTTAGATATCCTATGCTATTCGATTGACAATGATTTTGTGAATGCCGATGCTAGTGCTAGGGAAAAGATGCTGGACTATGCGAAGCGGGAGATTGACCTAGCTGTAGCCCTAGGGGCTCCGGTGATCCGTGTATTCTCCGGCAATGAAAAGGACGGTATAGACTTTGATACAGGTTTTGCCTGGATTGTAGACGGTTTGCGAGAGGCTGCTACCTATGCGGAAGAAAAACAGGTGGTGCTGGCCTTGGAGAACCACGGTACCTTTGCCGGAACTAGCGCACAGATTGAGCGTATTTTAGATGAGGTGGGCTCACCGGCTCTAACCTCAAACTTTGACACAGGCAACTTCATGCTGTGCAAAGAGAATCCTAAAAAGGCGATGGATCGGTTGGCCCACAGGGTAGGCCATGTGCACTTCAAGGACTTTCGCCGCGCGGATAGTAGTGAAACAGTGGGTGTTTATACAGGAGTTGACGGGATCCGTGTGAAGGGGACTACTATTGGTGCGGGTGATGTAGATCTGCCATACATAGTAGAGTCCCTAAAACAAGCAGGCTACCAGGGTTCCCTTGTGATTGAGTACGAAGGAACCGGGGATGTAAAAGAGGATATTCGTAAGTCAGTCGCGTACGTAAGGAAACTGCTGTAAACGCAGCTTTCATGTTTAGCTGGTAGTGGTAAGGAATAAGCGTGCTTCAGAGATAGACCAAATGTAGTAGTCCGGGTCCGGCTCGGTGCTGATGGGCTACTACATTGGTCTAATCAGTAAGACCCTTGAGGGCCCCCAAAAGCCGACTGAGAACAGATGAAAGGACTAAGCCAATAGCATCGATGGCAAGATAATGGATGCCATCTGGGTGGCTTGGCAAGACCGATGTTCATAAGTCTTTCTCTGCTGAAATAGGAGTTGCGGATTATCCCAAGGTAAGGGCGAGCAGGATGCAACTATTCTGTAGCCTAGACAGACTATATTTGGAAACGGATCTCTAGTAGTGTCCGGCAGCAAAGGAACATCAAGTGGGACGGTGCCTTGGCTGCCATGCATCCACTGTTGTGGTCCGGCAGGATTGGATGGGAGGGGGAGCGCCTGCTTGGAAGATTACATACCAATAGAGTAAGAAACGATTCTTTGACTGTTGATCTAAAACTGCCCACTGGTTTTGTTTTTATCCCTGTATAGACAAGAATACAGCGTATGAGCTTACGGGCCTGTGGTTTTTTATCTCCATTCTACATATGCCTAACGTTCTTTGCTTAAAGATAGACTTCAGAGTTGATGTTGTGGTGCGGAACTATAGCTAGAAATCTACTCTGGTTTTTGAGCCAAATCAAGTATTGTACCGAAGATATCCTAGTAAGAAGCTAGTGGATACCACCAGTCTCCAAGTTACCAGTATGGGTTGTGTCGGTGGTTCACTGGGTTTCTACATATATGTCGGTTCGCATTAATAGGCTTAAGAAGTATTGCCGGCACAAGATAAATCCAGATATCGCATCAGGGGCAGTATTCTTACTGTCTTAGTCAAGGATGCACTAGGAGGCGGGGCACTAATCCCGGTTAGTACAGAATACAGATACGGAGGAATGGGATTGAAAAGGGAACCTGATTTCAGCAGATTAAGGAAAGTGCTTTTGAGAGAAGGAGAGCCCGATGTAGTACCTTTTTACGAATTATTTGCCGACCAGGAAGTCATCAGTAAGGTTCTTGGCCGCCCATATCAGGGACTAAAAGACCGCATTGAATTTCAATGTCAGCTTGGTTACGATTTTGTCTGTCTTTTCCTAAATATTCCTTTGCCTATGCACGGACAGGCCAGCACGAGCGATACAGCTGAGTTATCTAAGGGTTAACGTTGCTATCGAACGGCTGGTATGTGTAGTATCGCAAACTGGGAGGATTTTGAGAAGTATCCATGGCCTACTGTGGCACCAGAGTATTTTGAGGAATTGGATCTGGCTTTGAAGGAAATGCCTGAGGGAATGAAAGGTATCGTGTTGACTGGACACGTACTCGAAGATCCGATGGGTTTGTTTGTGAGGGCTTATCCTATGCTTTGGTCGACCAGCCGGACTTAGTTGATGCTGTCTTTGAGCGGATCGGTAGATTATATGAGCTGATCTACGAGTATTGTGTCCAGCACGAGGCAGTGGGTGCCATGTTGATCTCCGATGATTTGGGCTTTCGTTCGGGTACAATGATTTCCCCGACGGATTTGCGCAGACTGGTGTTCCCTTGGTATAAGCGGTACTGTGACATAGTGCATCAATATGATAAGCCTGTGATCCTACATTCATGCGGTAATCTCACGGAGGTTATTGGAGATATTGTTGATTGTGGCATAGATGCTAAGCATTCCTATGAGGATGTCATTATGCCCATCAAAGAGGTCAAGGAGTCCTTGGGTGACAAGATGGCAATCCTTGGAGGGCTCGATGTAGACTTCCTATGTAGGGCTAGTGAAGAGGAGGTGAGAGTCCGCACCAGAGAAGTACTAGAGGCATGCATGCCTGGTGGTGGCTATGCATTG
This genomic interval from Limnochordia bacterium contains the following:
- a CDS encoding sugar phosphate isomerase/epimerase translates to MKLGLSMWSVVSLYGKGFTVKDFAHFAAELGVDGVELLDYFWTDKATEPNDIVKLTKRLGLDILCYSIDNDFVNADASAREKMLDYAKREIDLAVALGAPVIRVFSGNEKDGIDFDTGFAWIVDGLREAATYAEEKQVVLALENHGTFAGTSAQIERILDEVGSPALTSNFDTGNFMLCKENPKKAMDRLAHRVGHVHFKDFRRADSSETVGVYTGVDGIRVKGTTIGAGDVDLPYIVESLKQAGYQGSLVIEYEGTGDVKEDIRKSVAYVRKLL
- a CDS encoding uroporphyrinogen decarboxylase family protein, whose protein sequence is MVDQPDLVDAVFERIGRLYELIYEYCVQHEAVGAMLISDDLGFRSGTMISPTDLRRLVFPWYKRYCDIVHQYDKPVILHSCGNLTEVIGDIVDCGIDAKHSYEDVIMPIKEVKESLGDKMAILGGLDVDFLCRASEEEVRVRTREVLEACMPGGGYALGTGNSVTNYIPIANYLAMLDEGHKVGRY